The bacterium region CCGCGCCCATTCGGTAAAGTCGCGACAATATTTATGGATGAGTTCTTCCAGTTCTTCATCCGGAATTTTAAATCGTAAAGCAGAAGGTGCGGCGGCCATGGGTTTCGAGAGTCTATAATGTAGATATTAGTTGTAAATCCCGTTATTTTAATGCGCGAGATATTAAGATTTGGTATATACTTGGAATACTGAATTCCTGGCTAGGAACGAGCGACGCCGCGTAGGGATTCTACGTCAGGAGCAAAGTGACAACGTCCAGGAGTTCAGTATTTCGAGTAGGCATTGTTAATTTAAGATAGGTAAGGTACCATTCCACTTGGCCATGATCAAGAGGACGGAGTAACGGAGCATATCCTGTGATTTGCTGTAGCATTTCGATTTGCGGCGCAAGCGAGCAAGGTAATG contains the following coding sequences:
- a CDS encoding IS1 family transposase, with product HYLARLRRKSKCYSKSQDMLRYSVLLIMAKWNGTLPILN